The Vibrio metoecus sequence CGGGATCACCCAGAACCACACAGGCAGGATAACCCAGCTCTCCCAGAGAACTGAGTCCTTCTTTAACCAATTCAGCCCCAATGCCTTGGCGACGGTACTCTTCTTTCACCGCCAGTGGTGCTAAGCCTTGCCAATTCAAGTCTTCCCCTGCGACAGTCACGGGGCTAAACATCACATGCCCAAAGATTTCCCCGTCATCATCGCAAGCAACCAATGACAACGTTCGCTTGCCATTTTCACGCAGCGCCATCACTAAATTTGCCTCAGCTTCAGTGGCAAAGACATTTTTCAACAGTTCATCAACAGCCAAAATATCGGCAGGTGCTTCAGTTCGAATAAGCATTAATAACCTCTTGGGATAAATTCGGCTTTTGCATCCCTTTATGCACAAAATCCGCCAACTGTTGAAGCAAAATTTGCAGTGGCTTTGGCAATTGTTGCAGATCCACGCTATCCATCAGGTTTTTCACTTCCAACCCGAGTTCCGTATCGCCCTCAATCGAAAGGCGACGCTGGAAAAATAAAGTATCAGGATCCTCTTTACGTCCCGCGATCAGCACCAAATCATTCAAACTACCGCTAAAGCTGACATCTTCCTGAACCGGAGCATCTGCTACCACCAACTGTTCGTTTTGGTAGCTAATAAACCAACGTAAATCCATGTCCTTCACTTCGACCTTGAGCCATTTCTCTTCGAGAAACTCAAAGTCCCCGTCTTGCAAGGCCTCGCGGAATACTAAACCCATTGCATCAAGCAAGGCTTTTTTTTGAACGTTTTGAGGCAATAAGTGGA is a genomic window containing:
- a CDS encoding GNAT family N-acetyltransferase, whose amino-acid sequence is MLIRTEAPADILAVDELLKNVFATEAEANLVMALRENGKRTLSLVACDDDGEIFGHVMFSPVTVAGEDLNWQGLAPLAVKEEYRRQGIGAELVKEGLSSLGELGYPACVVLGDPAYYARFGFEDASSYQLHCAWDVPQGAFRVVALWERELDGRSGLIEYSPEFAAV
- the ubiT gene encoding ubiquinone anaerobic biosynthesis accessory factor UbiT, translating into MLNKIRTQLVQNAASILRSPIHLLPQNVQKKALLDAMGLVFREALQDGDFEFLEEKWLKVEVKDMDLRWFISYQNEQLVVADAPVQEDVSFSGSLNDLVLIAGRKEDPDTLFFQRRLSIEGDTELGLEVKNLMDSVDLQQLPKPLQILLQQLADFVHKGMQKPNLSQEVINAYSN